The following proteins are encoded in a genomic region of Saccharopolyspora antimicrobica:
- a CDS encoding ABC transporter ATP-binding protein: protein MSLQTTELTKSFGGVRAVDAATVTFLPGKVNALIGPNGSGKTTFFNCVTGMVRPDSGTARYRGRDITGAPAHRIARAGIGRSFQLCRIFPRMTALENLLVAVRAPGLLGKLLPARQRADVARAQHLLERVGIEHLAEAQARDMSYGQQKLLELAGVLMTDPETIMLDEPAGGVNPALLERIAALVRELNAEGRTFVIVEHNMDLVMSLSDHVVVFDRGRPIATGTPGEVRADPAVLEAYLGV from the coding sequence ATGAGCCTGCAGACCACCGAGCTCACCAAGTCCTTCGGCGGGGTGCGGGCCGTGGACGCCGCGACCGTGACCTTCCTGCCCGGCAAGGTCAACGCGCTCATCGGCCCCAACGGCTCGGGCAAGACGACCTTCTTCAACTGCGTCACCGGCATGGTCAGGCCCGACTCCGGCACCGCCCGCTACCGCGGCCGCGACATCACCGGCGCGCCTGCGCACCGCATCGCCCGCGCCGGCATCGGCCGCAGCTTCCAGCTGTGCCGGATCTTCCCGCGCATGACCGCGCTGGAGAACCTGCTGGTGGCCGTGCGCGCGCCGGGCCTGCTCGGCAAGCTGCTCCCGGCCCGCCAGCGCGCCGACGTCGCGCGGGCGCAGCACCTGCTCGAACGCGTCGGCATCGAGCACCTGGCCGAGGCCCAGGCCCGCGACATGTCCTACGGCCAGCAGAAACTCCTGGAACTGGCCGGAGTGCTGATGACCGACCCGGAAACGATCATGCTCGACGAGCCGGCGGGCGGGGTCAACCCGGCGCTGCTGGAGCGCATCGCGGCACTGGTGCGCGAGCTCAACGCCGAAGGCCGCACCTTCGTCATCGTCGAGCACAACATGGACCTGGTGATGAGCCTGTCCGACCACGTCGTCGTCTTCGACCGGGGGCGGCCCATCGCCACCGGCACGCCCGGCGAGGTGCGCGCGGACCCGGCAGTGCTGGAGGCATACCTTGGCGTCTGA
- a CDS encoding ABC transporter ATP-binding protein, with protein MASEPLLELRDIEAGYGRAALVLRGLTVRVPPASVVCLVGPNGAGKSTVLKVASGMLAPRSGRILLEGTDITGRRPQQMPAAGLTHVLQGHSVFPEMTVGENVLLGAYTLREKSRTAERVEFVKDLFPVVAQRWDALAGALSGGQQKQVEFARSLMVSPRVVLLDEPSMGLDPKATETVFAQVARMREAGTAVLLVEQNARRALQTADLGCVLDLGRVHLSGPAAELLADDRLGELYLGTRRASTS; from the coding sequence TTGGCGTCTGAGCCGCTGCTCGAACTGCGCGACATCGAAGCCGGCTACGGCCGGGCGGCGCTGGTCCTGCGCGGGCTGACCGTGCGGGTGCCACCGGCCAGCGTGGTGTGCCTGGTCGGCCCCAACGGCGCGGGCAAGTCCACAGTGCTCAAGGTGGCCAGCGGCATGCTCGCCCCGCGCTCGGGGCGGATCCTGCTGGAGGGCACCGACATCACCGGCAGGCGCCCGCAGCAGATGCCCGCCGCCGGGCTCACCCACGTGCTGCAGGGCCACAGCGTGTTCCCGGAGATGACGGTGGGCGAGAACGTCCTGCTCGGCGCCTACACGCTGCGGGAGAAGTCCCGCACCGCCGAGCGCGTGGAGTTCGTCAAGGACCTGTTCCCCGTGGTGGCGCAGCGCTGGGACGCGCTGGCCGGGGCGCTGTCGGGCGGGCAGCAGAAGCAGGTCGAGTTCGCCCGCTCGCTGATGGTCAGCCCGCGGGTGGTGCTGCTCGACGAGCCGTCGATGGGCCTGGACCCCAAGGCCACCGAGACCGTCTTCGCGCAGGTGGCCCGGATGCGCGAAGCGGGCACCGCGGTGCTGCTGGTGGAGCAGAACGCCCGCCGCGCACTGCAAACCGCCGACCTGGGCTGCGTGCTGGACCTGGGCCGGGTGCACCTGTCGGGCCCGGCCGCCGAGCTGCTCGCCGACGACCGGCTGGGCGAGCTCTACCTCGGCACCCGCCGCGCGAGCACGTCATGA
- a CDS encoding Gfo/Idh/MocA family protein, producing the protein MTEHTYRILMNGVTGRMGYHQHLLRSVLAIREDGGIDLGDGSRIQVEPVLLGRNADKLAHIAKQHDIAEWHTDLPAQLAGDAEIYFDAQVTSRRHAAITAALAAGKHVYTEKPVAGSIAEGRQLVEAARAAGVVHGVVHDKIFLPGLRKLKRLVDAGFFGRILSVRGEFGYWVFEGDLLPAQRPSWNYRAEDGGGLVLDMFCHWNYVLENLFGRVRAVTAKAVTHIPRRWDEQGRPYRATADDAAYAIFELDGDVIAQVNSSWAVRVERRELVEFQVDGTHGSAVAGLFGCRVQPRVRTPRPRWNPDEPTTEDFRAQWDEVPDNTEFGNGFRAQWEQFLLDVHHDRPHPYDLAAGVRGLQLAHAGLESSAEGRRITMPGDAA; encoded by the coding sequence ATGACCGAGCACACCTACCGCATCCTGATGAACGGCGTCACCGGCCGGATGGGCTACCACCAGCACCTGCTGCGCTCGGTGCTGGCCATCCGCGAGGACGGCGGCATCGACCTGGGCGACGGTTCGCGCATCCAGGTCGAGCCGGTCCTGCTGGGCCGCAACGCCGACAAGCTCGCCCACATCGCCAAGCAGCACGACATCGCCGAATGGCACACCGACCTGCCCGCCCAGCTGGCCGGCGACGCCGAGATCTACTTCGACGCCCAGGTCACCAGCCGGCGGCACGCGGCCATCACCGCCGCACTGGCCGCGGGCAAGCACGTCTACACCGAAAAGCCCGTCGCCGGATCCATCGCCGAGGGCCGGCAGCTGGTCGAAGCCGCCCGCGCTGCCGGGGTGGTGCACGGCGTGGTGCACGACAAGATCTTCCTGCCCGGGCTGCGCAAGCTCAAAAGGCTCGTCGACGCGGGCTTCTTCGGCCGGATCCTGTCGGTGCGCGGCGAATTCGGCTACTGGGTCTTCGAAGGCGACCTGCTGCCGGCGCAGCGTCCCAGCTGGAACTACCGCGCCGAGGACGGCGGCGGGCTGGTGCTGGACATGTTCTGCCACTGGAACTACGTGCTGGAGAACCTCTTCGGCCGCGTCCGCGCGGTCACCGCCAAAGCCGTCACCCACATCCCCCGGCGCTGGGACGAGCAGGGCCGCCCGTACCGGGCCACCGCCGATGACGCCGCCTACGCCATCTTCGAGCTCGACGGCGACGTCATCGCCCAGGTCAACTCCTCGTGGGCGGTGCGCGTGGAGCGCCGGGAGCTGGTGGAGTTCCAGGTCGACGGCACGCACGGCTCGGCGGTGGCGGGCCTGTTCGGCTGCCGCGTGCAGCCCCGGGTGCGCACGCCCCGGCCGCGGTGGAACCCCGACGAGCCCACCACCGAGGACTTCCGCGCCCAGTGGGACGAGGTGCCCGACAACACCGAGTTCGGCAACGGATTCCGCGCCCAGTGGGAGCAGTTCCTGCTCGACGTCCACCACGACCGCCCGCACCCCTACGACCTGGCAGCCGGTGTGCGCGGCCTGCAACTGGCGCACGCCGGACTGGAGTCCTCGGCCGAGGGCCGCCGCATCACCATGCCCGGTGATGCCGCATGA
- a CDS encoding dihydrodipicolinate synthase family protein — protein sequence MSSPEPTPVAPNRINPRDDHRCESRSGGTGIDLPTSGGGWRRITLREPRAWKPHPQPYTSRVVFAAAHVVADPLGDNTPGAPAAVDWESTLAFRRSLFGYGMGVAEAMDTAQRNMGLDWAAVQQLVRRSAEQARACGARIASGAGTDHRTDVSTLDDVVAAYEQQVAFVESTGSQVVVMASRQLAALARGPEDYRRVYDAVLRQVAEPVVLHWLGEVFDPHLAGYWGSADLDTATAVFLELVREHARVVDGVKVSLLSAEHERHLRAELPAGVRLYTGDDFHYPQLIRGDGTHHSDALLGAFAAIAPAASAALSALDDGDLTTYDAEMEATAALSRHIFSTPTAHYKTGIAFLSWLSGHQPGFTMLHGMQSARGVVHLARIFELADQLRLLPDPDLAAHRMRLWLQAAGASR from the coding sequence ATGAGCAGCCCTGAGCCGACTCCAGTCGCGCCCAACCGCATCAATCCCCGAGACGACCACCGCTGTGAATCGCGGAGCGGCGGGACAGGCATCGACCTGCCCACCAGCGGGGGCGGCTGGCGGCGGATCACGTTGCGCGAACCCCGGGCGTGGAAACCGCACCCGCAGCCCTACACCTCGCGGGTGGTCTTCGCCGCCGCGCACGTGGTCGCCGACCCGCTCGGCGACAACACCCCCGGCGCGCCCGCCGCCGTGGACTGGGAATCCACCTTGGCGTTCCGCCGTTCGCTGTTCGGCTACGGCATGGGCGTGGCCGAGGCGATGGACACCGCGCAGCGCAACATGGGTCTGGACTGGGCCGCCGTGCAGCAACTGGTGCGGCGCAGCGCCGAGCAGGCCCGCGCGTGCGGTGCCCGCATCGCCTCCGGCGCGGGCACCGACCACCGCACCGATGTGTCCACGTTGGACGATGTCGTCGCGGCCTACGAGCAGCAGGTGGCGTTCGTGGAGTCCACCGGTTCGCAAGTGGTCGTGATGGCCTCCCGGCAGCTGGCCGCGCTGGCCCGCGGCCCCGAGGACTACCGGCGGGTCTACGACGCGGTGCTGCGCCAGGTCGCCGAACCGGTCGTGCTGCACTGGCTCGGGGAGGTCTTCGACCCGCACCTGGCCGGCTACTGGGGATCGGCCGACCTCGACACCGCCACCGCGGTGTTCCTGGAGCTGGTGCGCGAGCACGCGCGAGTCGTCGACGGGGTGAAGGTCTCGCTGCTGTCGGCCGAGCACGAACGCCACCTGCGCGCCGAGCTGCCCGCCGGGGTGCGGCTCTACACCGGTGACGACTTCCACTACCCGCAGCTCATCCGCGGCGACGGCACCCACCACTCCGACGCGCTGCTCGGCGCCTTCGCCGCGATCGCCCCCGCGGCCTCGGCGGCGCTGAGCGCGCTCGACGACGGCGACCTGACCACCTACGACGCGGAGATGGAGGCCACCGCGGCGCTGTCGCGGCACATCTTCAGCACGCCGACGGCCCACTACAAGACCGGCATCGCGTTCCTGTCCTGGCTCTCCGGTCACCAGCCGGGATTCACGATGCTGCACGGCATGCAATCGGCCCGCGGCGTGGTGCACCTGGCGCGGATCTTCGAGCTGGCCGACCAGCTGCGGCTGCTGCCCGATCCCGACCTGGCCGCGCACCGCATGCGGTTGTGGCTGCAAGCGGCAGGAGCGAGCCGATGA
- a CDS encoding sugar phosphate isomerase/epimerase family protein, whose translation MTTDIPSAIPARIPTPEPGDPRLARLALNQRTTANWSLPEAVRGCAEAGIGAIGVWREPLAETGLAQAARMIADAGLRVSSLCRGGFFTTGSALDDNIAALDEAAALSCPTLVLVPGGLPEGSRDLHGARQRVAEAIAELVPHAQARGVRLGIEPMHPIFAADRGVISTLAQALDLAEAHPPEAVGVVVDTFHLWWEPGVLDQIARAGPRIAAYQVSDWITPLPPDALLSRGVVGDGHIDFAAFTRAVTAAGYRGDVEVEIFNAEVWAAPGARVLATCARRHAELLAPHLPREGPST comes from the coding sequence ATGACAACAGACATCCCCTCCGCGATCCCCGCCCGCATCCCCACTCCCGAGCCCGGCGATCCGCGGCTGGCGCGACTGGCGCTCAACCAGCGCACCACCGCGAACTGGTCGCTGCCCGAGGCGGTGCGCGGCTGCGCCGAGGCCGGCATCGGCGCGATCGGCGTGTGGCGCGAGCCCCTGGCCGAGACCGGGCTCGCCCAGGCCGCGCGGATGATCGCCGATGCCGGGCTGCGCGTGTCCTCGCTGTGCCGGGGTGGTTTCTTCACCACCGGCAGCGCCTTGGACGACAACATCGCCGCACTGGATGAAGCCGCCGCGCTGAGCTGCCCGACCCTGGTGCTGGTGCCCGGCGGGCTGCCCGAGGGCTCCCGCGACCTGCACGGTGCGCGTCAGCGCGTGGCCGAGGCCATCGCCGAACTCGTCCCGCACGCCCAGGCGCGCGGGGTGCGGCTGGGCATCGAGCCGATGCACCCGATCTTCGCCGCCGACCGCGGTGTCATCTCCACCCTCGCCCAGGCGCTCGACCTCGCCGAGGCGCATCCGCCGGAGGCCGTCGGGGTCGTGGTCGACACCTTCCACCTGTGGTGGGAACCCGGGGTGCTCGACCAGATCGCCCGCGCCGGGCCGCGCATCGCCGCCTACCAGGTGTCGGACTGGATCACCCCGCTGCCTCCCGACGCGCTGCTCAGCCGCGGCGTCGTCGGCGACGGCCACATCGACTTCGCCGCCTTCACCCGCGCGGTGACCGCCGCCGGCTACCGGGGCGATGTCGAGGTGGAGATCTTCAACGCCGAGGTCTGGGCCGCCCCCGGCGCCCGGGTGCTGGCCACCTGCGCCCGCCGCCACGCCGAACTCCTCGCACCCCACCTGCCCCGGGAAGGACCGTCCACATGA